The Naumovozyma castellii chromosome 2, complete genome sequence ATACTGAAATATTACGTAAGCGACTATATATACGTAATATTGATGCTATTTAATCCATTGATGGAACTCACAATTCATCACgttttcttgaagatgaagagcTCTTGGACttctttgtattttttttcttcttcttaccACTCCGTAAGGTCTCTAAATACGCCTCACGGGAACTCAGAGGTCCCTCTTTTGGTGTTATGTTAAGAGAATTGGTCAAGAATTGGGCTACATCCTTCTTTGTTATTGATTCTCCATCAAACTCAAAATATGTGTCATCCACCCCGTTGAACACAACTAGTCGACTCTTGTCATTCGAGCTTTGAGTCTTAACAAAACTTTCCAAAAACGTAGCAATCTTAGGATAAGATTGAGAAAATGCGTCCAAATTATTTAACGTTTCCATCTTCACGTTAGGCATAGTGTACAAATCCACTTGACCCAACCAATCAATGGCAATACTCTTATAAATGGGCGAAATGGGACCCTTCTTCGAGAATAAAACCACAGAGGGTCTTGTGGAATTATCCAACACATTTTGTAACTTATCCACTCGGCCCAATTTCTTTACGTATGTCTTAATTCTGGATAAGGCAAAATCTACAATGGGAGCTAAATTTCTTTGACCGTTGTAAAGTTCATCTGCATGTGTCTTGAATCTAGTTGGACCCCTCTTCTTAAGGTTGACTCTGGGAggtttaaatatttttaaagtTGGGAAACCTTCTATTCCATATTGTCCACAGAGCTGCTTGTTTTGTTCGAGATCACAATTAACAGTAGCGACTTGTACTACGCCTTTCAATTTCCTGGCAGCCTTGTGGATGGTACCCTTCAATTGTTTACAGTAACCACACCATGGAGCATAGAATTCAATCAACGTAGTATAATTAGTTCGATGAACCACCTTATCGAAATTAGCAGGTGTTAATTCGATAATGTTGGGATCTGCATCGTAGAAATTCTGACAGTGAACAAAAGCCTGGAATACACAAATGAGTAATaccaataatttcatcttaAAAGAGATGGGCCCCTAAGACAAATTGATCTTTTCTTCCCGATGACGCTCGATATTGTTGCTTTTCAATAGATGACAGCTAATTCAATACGTACGTGCATGTCGGatccaaaaaaaattatggCACGATTATgttaattaaatattctattATTAACTTCGACAGGGAAAGGACAAACCCCTTTGGTCAGACAGGACAGAAcatataaaataaaacacAATATTATAATGGGGAAGGAATCGTTAGCAAGCTCACCATACGCATTCTATGCATTCTACGAACTTTACAAGTATCTGGGGCTCACTGCGAAGAGACACACTTTAAACCAGGTGGGAGAAATACTATATCCCGATTTTAAATTGAATCCAAAATTAATAACGTCTTTGTTTATTACATGGAAGAAGCAAACGAAGAAGTATTTACAATTTGCCGATGATGATGGCTATATTTTAAGGGGTTGCATCGGTACTTTTGCCAAGATGCCTATTGATAAGGGGATTGAAAGATTTTCCATTATTGCTGCCACTGAGGATAATAGGTTTCCTCCTGttggagaagaagagataTCTAAACTGAAATGTTGCTGCAATATATTAcagaattttgaaactatCTTCAGTAAGAATGGTGATGATAAGGAAGGGgatatatttaattggGAACTTGGAGTTCATGGAATTGAActgaaatttaaatataagGGTATTCATAGTTCTACTTTTCTTCCTGAAGTCATGATTGAGCAAGATTGGGATAAAGAAGACACTTTTagaaatttaattgaaaaggcTGGATGTGAGAGACATGTGACAGAGATTATGGATAATTATGAGgaatattttattgaaGTGATAAGATACGAAGGTAGGAAGAGTGCAATATCTTACAAAACCTttaagaaagaattaagtAAATTAGAAGAGTAGACGACTGATGatcaataaaataatattaacgttaataaaaaattaaaaaatatggacGCGACCGGAATCGAACCGATGACCTCTTCCTTGCAAGGGAAGCGCGCTACCAACTGCGCCACGTGCCCAATTATTTTCTGAAAAATAGATTTTGGTGCTATTTATGAGCTTTGTTTGTCATTTGAAAGAGCTTAACGTTCAAATTCCTAAAACTACTTACTGAAGCACCCAATCAAGCATATCCTGTGTTGAAAAGTCCAGTAACTTTTTATTCTGCTTGTGGGTAAGTGTTGTCCTTGATAATGCTTTTAAAAAGGTTTTACTTTTCAAAACCTCAAAAAAATGACACTATTCCAAACCTCTTTCCAGAATTTTATCTATTTTTTACTAATTTATAAAATGCCCTATTTAGCtataatttcaaatagtTTGAATGGAATGCAAAGATTAGCGTTTTCtggaaaataattattcattatacCCAAGTAGGAACGTTTTGGGGTAACTCCATCTCTTTTCTtgatttaaaaaaattacgTTGTTCCTTATTGGAGGTAAATGGATTTACTAATTCATCGATAAAATTTAACTTCCCAGTCTTCTGGATTTTTCTTAGCTTGTCGGACTTCTTTGCAAGTTCTGTCCTTGAAACCAGATTCTTTGagttttctttcttctttaattcgtcacaatattttttcaatgctTCTCGTCCTTCTGTAGTCATTATATCAAATTCAGGTTTGGAATCTTCTTTCGaatcttctttatttgatgaagaacgTTTTGATAGTTTTACAGTACTTTCTTCTAACTTCGTCTCTTTCAGTTCactaatattttccttcatTGAGATCTGTTCCAATGTGCTCGAATCAGAGACAGGTCCGTCATTAGAaccaaatttatcatcGTATAAGTTCATATTGAAatgatttttcttttcagaaAGGTGATTTACGTTTCTctcattttccaattgtttcttaaattttgtCCATTTCTTTGGGTCAAATACGGATTTTGGCGaaacttcttcttttattaGATTGGAAGATGGTTGAGTTTCAACTGAAACTTTAGTTTCTATATTGGCTTGAATTTTTGGACCtccattttcattaacgAAACTTCTAATCTTATTACAAGCATGGTTCTTCAAATGTTCGCAGTTATCTTTAATTACCAcaccaattttttcaatggtaaTGCCATAGTACCTTACCGCTCCAATAGCCAACAAAatggaaacaaaaaaatggaatttACTAAACCtaaaattccaaaatggAAACATTGTAGACACTTTCACAGCATTGACACTTGGTAAAGATGCATCAAGTAGGCAATAATAGGAAACCGCCTGTAGCTcattctcttcttccttAAAATCGGTCAGTAACCCatccaattttgaattaatgcATCTAATAAATTGGTTCCTTACATTCCTTTCAAATAGTTTAGTTGCAGCCACGGTAAGTATTTGCCTTTGTAAGAGtttcaaagtttcaatGTTTTTAGAATACATGGAACTTTCGAAAGAGGAAACAAAGGATTGGTGATTCGTAGCGTTGGATAAATGTAGCATCAATGGTACTTTTAAAAGAGTAGTATCATCCCATGgattttcattattttttccCCAGACAAAttggtttattattaaatagagaagaaaaatgatCCCAACTAAAGTCCCGTAGTAAGTAGTTTCCAGATTTGGCATTACCTTCTTTACAGAATTGATGAAACCCATTGTTGGTTGTTGTTTGAACCCTTGGCCAGATAATGGAAATTGGAAAGGAGTTGAGCAGAAGTAGAGGTTGGAAAGTGTTCTCTCTATTTATACAAATTTGCCACTCATGAGAGGAAAACCTGGGCGGCTAATCCGAACATCTAACGAGAGGAAATTACTCTATTCGTGAACAAAGAAGCAAACTATGTAAGCCAAAAAATGGCGTTTATTAAGAGTAAAAGTAATCATTACGTTCCAAGAATTTCTTGTTCAGGTAGGTTTTGTACCAGGTCTGTTTTCTTCGCTAACCTTTGTTTCTTCTGTTTGTCTCACGTAACTAACTCCATAAAGCACATTAAAGGAAGCCAGGAGGGTAGAAAATGGATCTTACTAGCTCAATAAGGCCATTTCTTCAGTTTCATATATATTCGTAGTCCCCTTCAGTCGGTTTATTTGAGTGGTTGAGTGAAGGAagtatttcaaatatgGGATGAGATGGTTGTAAAAAAAATCAGTAAGTTAACTTTAAGCGCTTATGATCGGGGTTTTCATTTAATGccaaaaatatgaaatttcaaaaatatttcaactACTTCCCTACAAATTAGAAAAGAGTCAAGAGCTCATACCACAGTGTAGAGTATAACTAACATAAGCATGGCAATAGATCTCCAGGATGATGGCCATCAtagtgaagatgatgagggACACATTATGAGAAGATCCACAGGACCTAGGGCCTCATTTGCATCGACCAGAACGACTTCAACATCCACTACATTAGCAGCCTCTATATTGGGTAATCAACCTAATACAGAGACCTATTCAGGAGTTACTTTCGAAACTGTTCCCAGCTCAATTGTAtcatttcatcatcctcgTTCTTTCCAATCCAGTAATATATTTGGCACTTCAGTGGGTTCAAGTACTTTGGGAAGAAGAGGACGTGATACGGAACCATTGATTACATCTCATTCACCTTCTCCCATTAGAAGATCTAGAAGTTCTTCTAGGAATCCacaattccatttctttacagaagatcaaattaataacGCTGAAGGGACATCAACTTTAGAAAATACTGATTATAATACCCCGTGGGATGCTACACCTTCATATGAACAAGAAAGGTTATATGGAACTTCAAATAGGACTTCAAGAAGATCATCCATATATGGAATGTCTCCAAGATCCTCCATCTCTCATACAAGAAGTCAATACGGTTCGTCAAGTTATTTGGGCGCTCCTTTAACAAGAACTCATGAACTATCACAATCACTCCCCAAGCATGAGCAAGCATCATTACCCCCACAAGTTTATCAAGCTTCTACCCATTCATCATCCAGTCTTTCCAGATATACAATACGAGATAGAATTCCCGTGGAATTAGAAACtcaaaatgatgaaatcTTAGATGATCGATCATCAATACCCTCGATATCTCATTCAGAATCAGAGGAGTCCTCAGACAATGGACGGTCTACTTATAACAATGATGACCTTAATGCCAACAATGGaaacaatttatcaacGGAGGATACTCATAGTCATCATAAGAAAACCACTACAAGTGGAGGAGGATATCAAACGGAATATTTAAAACCTCAGTATcatgaaaaattttatcCAAGTAATGTTGCTGATTTATATTATCAGAGATTTTATATAACGGAAGAAGATTTAGTCGTTGGTATTGCTGGGTATTCCAcatccaaatttaaaaatgcCATTTACAATTTTATTTGCATAGTATcatttggtttattatATCTTTTATTAAGATGGTTGCCGTCTTATAAGGTGAAATTAATAGGAACTAAAGTACCTCTAGGGAAAGCTGAGTGGGTAGttttagaaaatgaattcGGAGAATTTTCCATCGAACCTATAAAGAGAGAATGGTATAACAGACCCATAAGTACAATATTACCATTAGATGACCCATTCCAGGAAATTGATGGGATTAATGATGAGTCATACCAACATCGTcaccatcattatcatcatgtGACAGAaaaaaatccaaatattccaattctaATTACTTTCCAATATAGATACATCACCTTCATTTATTCTCCTGTGGAAGATATATTTAAGACGAATAATAACTGGACAGATCCTGATTGGGTAGATTTATCATCTACCTTACGTGGGTTGTCGAGTGGAGTGCAAGAAGATCGTATCCTAGCATTTGATTCGAatcaaattaatttaaGAGTGAAAACAGTTGCGGAACTCTTATTCAATGAGGTATTGCATCCATTTtatgtttttcaaatattttccatCATCTTATGGAGTTTAGATGAATACTATTACTATGCGGGATGTATTTTTCTAATCTctattctttcaattgtgGACACTTTAGTGGAAACAAGACGAACTCAAAAGAGTTTAGCAGATATGTCACATTTTGCTTGTGAAGTCCGTGTATTTAGAGACGAGTTTTGGACTAATGTAAATTCTGCCGATTTGGTTCCCGGTGACATTTATGAAATATCTGACCCATCATTAACAGTCTTCCCCTGTGACTCTCTGTTACTATCTGGTGATTGTATAGTTAACGAGTCAATGTTGACGGGGGAATCTGTTCCAGTGTCAAAATTTCCTGCTGAACCAGAAACAATGCTTCAACTTCTCGACGATTTCCAAAACACTCAAATATCAAGTTATTTATCCAAATCATTCCTATTTAATGGTACAACTATAATAAGAGCTCGTATCCCATATGGTCAATCTGCCGCCTTGGCAATGGTTGTACGTACTGGATTTTCTACAACCAAGGGTTCATTAGTTCGTTCTATGGTTTTCCCCAAGCCAACAggatttaaattttatgaagattcattcaaatatattggaGTCATGGCATTAATTGCATTATTTGGGTTTTCAATAAGTTgtattcaattcatcaaaatagGACTGGATAAGAGAACTATGATTTTAAGAGCGCTggatattattactattgttGTACCACCCGCATTACCAGCCACGTTAACCATTGGGACAGGGTTTGCACTATCAAGACTAAAGAAAAAGGGGATATTTTGCATATCACCGACAAGAGTTAACATTGGTGGTAAAATAGATATTCTCTGTTTCGATAAAACGGGAACTTTGACTGAGAATGGGCTTGATGTGTTAGGTGTGCAATTATGTGTACCTAGCTCCCACAactcttttcaatttgcCGACTTGGTTCAAGATGTTCATAAATTGTTTCCTAAATTTTCCTTGAATGATTGTAGTTCACCTCGTGATTATCGAGCaaagaattttttcatATCTCTATTGACCTGCCATTCATTAAGAGTTGTCGATAACGAGTTAATTGGTGATCCCTTAGACTTTAAAATGTTCCAGTTTACTAAATGGTCTTATGAAGAGGATTTCCAAGAGAAGGAATTCCATTCTACATATGAAGAAAGACGCCATGATAATGCTTTACCTGAAAATATAGATATTATACCAGCAGTTGTACATCCTAATAGCGCAGATCCTGAAAACACCTTTATCGACAACGACCCTCATAATTTCCTTGGTATAATACGTAgctttgaatttctttctGAATTAAGAAGGATGAGTGTCATTGTTAAACCAAGTAATGAAGATGTGTATTGGGCTTTTACGAAGGGTGCACCGGAGGTTATTACACAGATTTGTAATAAAGCAACTTTGCCAgcaaattttgaagaaatgttAAACTATTACACGCATAAAGGTTATAGAGTCATTGCATGCGCTGGGCGTGTCTTGCCTAGAAATACATGGTTGTATTCACAAAAAGTGTCTAGAGAGGAAGTGGAATCTAACATGGAGTTTTTAGGGTTTATCATATTTGagaataaattaaagaaggaaacaGCGAAGACTCTTCAAACTTTACAGGAGGCAAGTATTAGAACGGTCATGTGTACAGGTGATAATGTATTGACAGCTATATCTGTTGGTAGACAGTGTAATCTTattaaatccaaaaaaGTTTATGTGCCCTCTTTGGAGGAAATTGACTCAACGGGCCAAACGTCTATCATATGGAGAGACGTTGATAATATGGATGATACTCTAGATAGTCGAACATTATTACCTATCAACAATAGCAGTAGTACCAGTTACACATTGGCAATTACCGGTGATATCTTCAGAATTATCTTCGGcgatgaaaataatagaatTTCTGAAGATTATATTAATACAGTGTTATTAAAAGGAACAATCTATGCAAGGATGTCACCTGACGAAAAGCATGAATTAATGGAACAACTGCAGAGGTTAAATTATACTGTTGGGTTTTGTGGTGATGGTGCAAATGATTGTGGTGCCCTAAAGGCAGCAGATGTtggtatttctttatcagAAGCAGAAGCCTCTGTGGCAGCCCCTTTCACATCACAAGTATTTGATATCAGCTGTGTCCTTGATGTTATCAAAGAAGGGCGGGCATGCCTGGTTACCTCATTTTCATGTTTCCAATACATGAGTTTATACTCTGCGATCCAGTTCATCACAATTACCGTCTTATATAGTCGTGGTTCGAATCTGGGagatttccaatttctttacaTTGATTTATTACTTATTGTCCCCATTGCAATTTTTATGTCATGGTCTAAGCCTTATGACAAGATTGTCAAGAAGAGGCCCTCTGCCAATTTGGTATCACCAAAGATTTTAATTCCGTTATTAGCAAGCATTGTTGTTGTACTCTTATTCCAGATAATTCCTTGGATTATAGTCCAAGGGGAAGAATGGTATATGAAACCAATTGTTGGTGGTGATGATGTTGTTGAATCGTCAGATAATAcgatattatttttcatttccaatttccaatatattCTCACCGCAGTTATTCTTTCAGTGGGGCCACCATATAGGGAGCCCATGTCAAGGAATATTGGATTTATCGTGGATGtcattatttcaattgttttgaGTATTTGGTTGATGTTTATTGATAGTTCTTCGTTTTTGGGTAAGAAGTTCCAATTGACGGAAATCTCTTTCAAGTTCAAATTGTTCATTTTGATTTGGGTCgttattaattattttgttcaacTGTATGTCCCAGGATCTCTgaagaaatgtttcaagaagaagagaagtaGTAAGAAATATAAAGTTTTATTAAAGGAGCAGCAAGAAATGTATGTTGTTTGATAGAGGCTCATGATTGTCATAAAATCTtaatttataatatatgtAACTTTTTTTTACTTAATGAAATctaattatttctttatttattatgCAGAATTGACAGACTTGGAAGCGTTCCTCATCGATAAGAAACAATTCCAAAGAACACCTACCGATGAACTAAATGGGACTTGAAATGGTTTAGGTAATAATagaaaattaatgaattgaacTGCTGGCCACACAAGATAATTACATCCTAGTGTGGATATATAAATGCTTTTAATCTTGGTTGCGAAAGTTTCTGCATTCCCACCTTCCATGATATAATTTGCATacatgaagaaaaaatataattgaaCTGGTGAATACGTTAACTGGTCGGAAAGAACTCTTTCTAACACTTGAATAACAGTTGGATCTTCAGTGtagaaaaaattcaatatcttgTACCATGGCACTTGAAAGAATGAAATGAAGAACCCCCAAAACATAAACGAGAAGAATCTtctaaaattgaaaagatatGTTCTTGTAGTTCCAACTTCTTCCTCAGAAGGCAAAAACCCCTCCTCGTTCCCAATGGAGGATGAAGCAGGTGATAATCCATAATCGTTAAAAACAGACAGAGTGTCACTCTCATACCCATTTTCCAGATCCAGCGATTCGTGTGCTGGAGAGCGAAACTGATTCATAATATGTCTTGCAGTATCATCCACAATTTTGGGTACAGGATCTAAGGGACCAGAAAAAAAACAGGTTATACTTTGTGCTAGACAATCGGATATACCAAATAAGATGGAATTCATAAAAAGAGTCGCGACCAGTGCATTTTTTGCATACATCTCATTATAATACGATGTATACTTCAACAGGAACGAAACCCATATGATAAGGATAATAAGATGAGTTAGCGTTATTCGATATATTCTTATCGTAAAGAATCGTTTCACTTTACCAACGGCATTCTCTTCAAATGTTCTTatgtttttgaaagaagacTTGATTACACCTCTTGTTTCAGAGTCATCATTGAAAGCAGTAATACTATCTTCTCCAGCTAATTCCAACGCCATTAcctcttcaatttcatgtGCAGAGTTAGCAATATGTATTTGACCGATGAGAAGCAATGCGTATCTCCATCGTTCAGATAGATATAGATGTATTCTGTCAAATGGGCCgttttatcattttcctCATTGGGGAAATCCCTTAAAAGAATCCACTTGACTGTTACATCCATACATCCTTCACCTGTCTGggtttttattttgaaaaatttacaaatttttaaattttattaaaatttgtgaaattcttcaaaaggGCTTCTGCCTAACATCCAGGCTCGCTCTGGGCTGAGCCCGCATTGGTTTTCCTGCCACAATCTGTCCAGGTTCTGGAGGGAAAGCGGAATCCAGTTCCAGTCTCAGCGGGCACAGTAGTACAGTGCAGTGCAGCTAATATCGAATAAGTAAGTATATTGGTAGTGGCAGATACAGTTCAACCTCTAGTGGCCAAATAAAGCAAGTAAAGTATAAACCAAGTAGCCAATATGTTGATGTCAAAGGAAGACAGAACCAAGATTCACAGATACTTGTTCCAAGGTATGTCGAGAATATAATACATGGTTGAGGAGTTATGAGATTACAAGAGAATGGTGATAAGCAAAGACTATCGTGACAGataatgatatatttttttaaaattcCAACGCTATTTAGAGGAGAGCACACACACATTGAGCGAATGAGAtgaacaaatatttttaagaaataacAAGCGTAGTGAATGATTTAACAACAACTTAAAAGGCATAAAAGTCAGACTATTCATGagaaaaacaattgaatgGGTGAACATTGAATCAAATGTTGAACATTTGGTAATCCATACATCcacaattacaaaatttcCATAATGAACGAATAATATTTAATCCATTTACTACTCCTGCAAATCTCAGGTAATCAACTCACCAAAATGAGAAATGACAATATAATACTAACAATGATTTTATACTTCTCATATCCATGGgatttattcattttttttaaacagaaggtgttgttgttgctaAGAAGGACTTCAACCAATCAAAGCACGAAGAAATTGACACCAAGAACTTGTACGTTATCAAGGCCTTGCAATCTTTGACTTCCAAGGGTTACGTCAAGACTCAATTCTCTTGGCAATACTATTACTACACCTTGACTGAAGAAGGTGTAGAATATTTGAGAGAATACTTGAACTTACCAGAACACATTGTTCCAGGTACTTACATTCAAGACAGATCTCAAACCCAAAGACCACAAAGAAGATACTAAATGCAGACTCTAAGTTCTGCTTTACAAAGAATTAGTAACATtgtttattctttttatctAGGTTTTTACATTTAATActatattttcattattaatacGTCTCAGGCTACGTAGAATAGTTCTACTTTTCGATCAGGGTTTCAAGTTGTAATATTGAATGATACCAGAAGTAATCCCTATACATAAGAACATAGACTCCATTTGagtaatgaaattattaatctCAAATGTAATACATAATAGCATATCCAACTCAGCGGCAAaaacttttatttattataatcAAAACAGTCATGCGGGTAACTGAGTCCCAGATggaaaaaatgaaaaatttcaagatgaGAAAAATCGATGAGtaccaatttcaaaggTTTACTATACTACAGTAATTGATATTTCAGACAGAGACAAGCTTCATACCAACCCAAGATTACCATAAAACCATGTCTGCTGAAGAATACAAAACCCTACCAGTTACCGTCGAAAAACCAATATCAGTTTCTTACGATCTAGGGAATCTAGCCGTATTTGATTCTAATGTTTTAGAAaaagatgattttgataCTTCCAATGGTAAACGTgaggaaaatattaagaacATGACTCGTGACAATGTGCAACTTCTTATTAACCAACTTTTATCCCTGCCAATAAAGACGACTACTGATTCCACTGGTGGATCCACTGGTCAAAATTCAAGTATGACATTGTTACAACTTCCTGTCCCTATTACTGAATTACCAAGAGAAAAACCATTACCTAAACCAAAGGCTCCAACTAAATGGGAACAATTTGCAGCTAAGAAGGGTATTCAACCAAAGGCCAAGTCTGGGAAAATGGTATATGATGAAGCTACTGGCGAATGGGTACCAAAATGGGGTTATAAAGGTATTAATAAGAAACTTGACGACCAATGGTTAGTTGAAGTGGATGATAAAGTCCAAGGTACTGCTGATGAATTGATTGATCCAAGGACTTTGGGCAGAAATGAAAGAAAGCAATTGATTAAGAAAAACGAGAGACAACAAAAGAGAAATTTGAAGGGTGGACGTTAATGTTCAAATTG is a genomic window containing:
- the NCAS0B00660 gene encoding uncharacterized protein, with protein sequence MGFINSVKKVMPNLETTYYGTLVGIIFLLYLIINQFVWGKNNENPWDDTTLLKVPLMLHLSNATNHQSFVSSFESSMYSKNIETLKLLQRQILTVAATKLFERNVRNQFIRCINSKLDGLLTDFKEEENELQAVSYYCLLDASLPSVNAVKVSTMFPFWNFRFSKFHFFVSILLAIGAVRYYGITIEKIGVVIKDNCEHLKNHACNKIRSFVNENGGPKIQANIETKVSVETQPSSNLIKEEVSPKSVFDPKKWTKFKKQLENERNVNHLSEKKNHFNMNLYDDKFGSNDGPVSDSSTLEQISMKENISELKETKLEESTVKLSKRSSSNKEDSKEDSKPEFDIMTTEGREALKKYCDELKKKENSKNLVSRTELAKKSDKLRKIQKTGKLNFIDELVNPFTSNKEQRNFFKSRKEMELPQNVPTWV
- the NCAS0B00680 gene encoding uncharacterized protein (ancestral locus Anc_8.759), producing the protein MALELAGEDSITAFNDDSETRGVIKSSFKNIRTFEENAVGKVKRFFTIRIYRITLTHLIILIIWVSFLLKYTSYYNEMYAKNALVATLFMNSILFGISDCLAQSITCFFSGPLDPVPKIVDDTARHIMNQFRSPAHESLDLENGYESDTLSVFNDYGLSPASSSIGNEEGFLPSEEEVGTTRTYLFNFRRFFSFMFWGFFISFFQVPWYKILNFFYTEDPTVIQVLERVLSDQLTYSPVQLYFFFMYANYIMEGGNAETFATKIKSIYISTLGCNYLVWPAVQFINFLLLPKPFQVPFSSSVGVLWNCFLSMRNASKSVNSA
- the MPD1 gene encoding protein disulfide isomerase MPD1 (ancestral locus Anc_8.750) encodes the protein MKLLVLLICVFQAFVHCQNFYDADPNIIELTPANFDKVVHRTNYTTLIEFYAPWCGYCKQLKGTIHKAARKLKGVVQVATVNCDLEQNKQLCGQYGIEGFPTLKIFKPPRVNLKKRGPTRFKTHADELYNGQRNLAPIVDFALSRIKTYVKKLGRVDKLQNVLDNSTRPSVVLFSKKGPISPIYKSIAIDWLGQVDLYTMPNVKMETLNNLDAFSQSYPKIATFLESFVKTQSSNDKSRLVVFNGVDDTYFEFDGESITKKDVAQFLTNSLNITPKEGPLSSREAYLETLRSGKKKKKNTKKSKSSSSSRKRDEL
- the YPK9 gene encoding putative acid anhydride hydrolase (ancestral locus Anc_8.758), with the protein product MAIDLQDDGHHSEDDEGHIMRRSTGPRASFASTRTTSTSTTLAASILGNQPNTETYSGVTFETVPSSIVSFHHPRSFQSSNIFGTSVGSSTLGRRGRDTEPLITSHSPSPIRRSRSSSRNPQFHFFTEDQINNAEGTSTLENTDYNTPWDATPSYEQERLYGTSNRTSRRSSIYGMSPRSSISHTRSQYGSSSYLGAPLTRTHELSQSLPKHEQASLPPQVYQASTHSSSSLSRYTIRDRIPVELETQNDEILDDRSSIPSISHSESEESSDNGRSTYNNDDLNANNGNNLSTEDTHSHHKKTTTSGGGYQTEYLKPQYHEKFYPSNVADLYYQRFYITEEDLVVGIAGYSTSKFKNAIYNFICIVSFGLLYLLLRWLPSYKVKLIGTKVPLGKAEWVVLENEFGEFSIEPIKREWYNRPISTILPLDDPFQEIDGINDESYQHRHHHYHHVTEKNPNIPILITFQYRYITFIYSPVEDIFKTNNNWTDPDWVDLSSTLRGLSSGVQEDRILAFDSNQINLRVKTVAELLFNEVLHPFYVFQIFSIILWSLDEYYYYAGCIFLISILSIVDTLVETRRTQKSLADMSHFACEVRVFRDEFWTNVNSADLVPGDIYEISDPSLTVFPCDSLLLSGDCIVNESMLTGESVPVSKFPAEPETMLQLLDDFQNTQISSYLSKSFLFNGTTIIRARIPYGQSAALAMVVRTGFSTTKGSLVRSMVFPKPTGFKFYEDSFKYIGVMALIALFGFSISCIQFIKIGLDKRTMILRALDIITIVVPPALPATLTIGTGFALSRLKKKGIFCISPTRVNIGGKIDILCFDKTGTLTENGLDVLGVQLCVPSSHNSFQFADLVQDVHKLFPKFSLNDCSSPRDYRAKNFFISLLTCHSLRVVDNELIGDPLDFKMFQFTKWSYEEDFQEKEFHSTYEERRHDNALPENIDIIPAVVHPNSADPENTFIDNDPHNFLGIIRSFEFLSELRRMSVIVKPSNEDVYWAFTKGAPEVITQICNKATLPANFEEMLNYYTHKGYRVIACAGRVLPRNTWLYSQKVSREEVESNMEFLGFIIFENKLKKETAKTLQTLQEASIRTVMCTGDNVLTAISVGRQCNLIKSKKVYVPSLEEIDSTGQTSIIWRDVDNMDDTLDSRTLLPINNSSSTSYTLAITGDIFRIIFGDENNRISEDYINTVLLKGTIYARMSPDEKHELMEQLQRLNYTVGFCGDGANDCGALKAADVGISLSEAEASVAAPFTSQVFDISCVLDVIKEGRACLVTSFSCFQYMSLYSAIQFITITVLYSRGSNLGDFQFLYIDLLLIVPIAIFMSWSKPYDKIVKKRPSANLVSPKILIPLLASIVVVLLFQIIPWIIVQGEEWYMKPIVGGDDVVESSDNTILFFISNFQYILTAVILSVGPPYREPMSRNIGFIVDVIISIVLSIWLMFIDSSSFLGKKFQLTEISFKFKLFILIWVVINYFVQLYVPGSLKKCFKKKRSSKKYKVLLKEQQEMYVV
- the NCAS0B00650 gene encoding uncharacterized protein (ancestral locus Anc_8.751); the encoded protein is MGKESLASSPYAFYAFYELYKYLGLTAKRHTLNQVGEILYPDFKLNPKLITSLFITWKKQTKKYLQFADDDGYILRGCIGTFAKMPIDKGIERFSIIAATEDNRFPPVGEEEISKLKCCCNILQNFETIFSKNGDDKEGDIFNWELGVHGIELKFKYKGIHSSTFLPEVMIEQDWDKEDTFRNLIEKAGCERHVTEIMDNYEEYFIEVIRYEGRKSAISYKTFKKELSKLEE
- the RRS1 gene encoding ribosome biogenesis protein RRS1 (ancestral locus Anc_8.763); translated protein: MSAEEYKTLPVTVEKPISVSYDLGNLAVFDSNVLEKDDFDTSNGKREENIKNMTRDNVQLLINQLLSLPIKTTTDSTGGSTGQNSSMTLLQLPVPITELPREKPLPKPKAPTKWEQFAAKKGIQPKAKSGKMVYDEATGEWVPKWGYKGINKKLDDQWLVEVDDKVQGTADELIDPRTLGRNERKQLIKKNERQQKRNLKGGR
- the RPS10A gene encoding 40S ribosomal protein eS10 (ancestral locus Anc_8.760) produces the protein MSKEDRTKIHRYLFQEGVVVAKKDFNQSKHEEIDTKNLYVIKALQSLTSKGYVKTQFSWQYYYYTLTEEGVEYLREYLNLPEHIVPGTYIQDRSQTQRPQRRY